In one Drosophila albomicans strain 15112-1751.03 chromosome X, ASM965048v2, whole genome shotgun sequence genomic region, the following are encoded:
- the LOC117573758 gene encoding uncharacterized protein LOC117573758, giving the protein MLSSLVARTAALTLAIYFTNRVGIWGNTDASDKLCERISHGLEPMRQLTKSKVRKCYDLSVREACQLAQQLPVYTQQLIKLAKSWHKFGDNFNACNVQQDKEEEEELQQQAARCKNAAGFHWLPVITAGEEANEMHDECVVAAKVAS; this is encoded by the coding sequence ATGTTGAGCAGTTTAGTAGCGCGCACCGCTGCCTTAACCCTGGCCATTTATTTTACCAATCGCGTTGGCATTTGGGGCAACACAGATGCCTCCGATAAACTCTGTGAACGCATCTCCCATGGCCTTGAACCGATGCGTCAACTGACCAAATCCAAAGTGAGGAAATGTTATGATCTGAGCGTGAGGGAAGCTTGCCAATTGGCGCAACAGTTGCCTGTCTATACGCAACAGTTGATTAAATTGGCCAAAAGCTGGCACAAATTTGGCGACAATTTCAATgcttgcaacgtgcaacaagacaaagaagaagaagaagaactacaacaacagGCGGCAAGATGTAAGAATGCGGCAGGTTTCCACTGGTTGCCGGTTATCACAGCTGGCGAGGAGGCCAACGAGATGCATGACGAGTGCGTTGTAGCCGCGAAAGTAGCAAGTTGA